A single region of the Brachypodium distachyon strain Bd21 chromosome 3, Brachypodium_distachyon_v3.0, whole genome shotgun sequence genome encodes:
- the LOC100842883 gene encoding ubiquitin-like protein 5, which yields MIELVLNDRLGKKVRVKCNEDDTIGDLKKLVAAQTGTRADKIRIQKWYTTYKDHITLADYEIHDGMGLELYYN from the coding sequence aTGATCGAGCTGGTGCTGAACGACCGCCTGGGGAAGAAGGTGCGCGTCAAGTGCAACGAGGACGACACGATCGGCGACCTGAAGAagctggtggcggcgcagACGGGGACGCGCGCCGACAAGATCCGCATCCAGAAGTGGTACACCACCTACAAGGACCACATCACGCTCGCCGACTACGAGATCCACGACGGCATGGGCCTCGAGCTCTACTACAACTAG